DNA from Massilia antarctica:
TACTGGGGTTTATCGCGCGCAAAAAGCGGCCTTGAACCCGGTCCGTCCGATATGCCCTGCGGGCTGCGGCAAATGATTACGTGAAGCGGTTCGCCCAGGCGGGGATCGCCGCCTGCCAGAACGCGCTGACCGAGTCTGCCGGCGCGAGCTGCAGTTGCAGGAACGCGGCGGCGGTCTGCAGCGCGCTCAGGGCTTGAGCTTCGCTGTCGGGGGCTAGCGCCAGCGCGCCCGTTTGCTTGGACAGCTTTTCGCCTTCCGCATTGCGCACGACCGGCACATGCAGATAGCGCGGGGTAGGCACGCCCAGCAGTTGCTGCAGATAGATCTGGCGCGGCGTCGAATCGATCAGGTCGGCGCCGCGCACGATATCGGTGACGCCCTGTTCCGCGTCATCGACGACGACGGCAAGCTGGTAGGCCCAGAAGCCGTCGGCGCGCTTGAGCACGAAGTCGCCCGACTCGGTTGCCAGATGCTGCACCACGCGGCCGGCTGCGCGGTCGGTAAACGCAATCAGGCCGGCATCATCGCCTGTCGCGCCGGGACTGCTGGCTGTGTTGACGGAACTACTGGCCGTGGTCGGGAGACAACTGGCCATGGTGACGGAACCAGCGGCCGAGTTGACTGCACTAGCGGCCATGGTGACGGCACTACCGGCCGAGTTGACTGCACCAGTGGCCGTGGTGACGGAACTACTGGCCGGGGTGGCAGGATTTCCAATGCGGACGCCCGCGTCGGGCACCCGCACGCGCAGGCTGCGCATGGTCTTGCCTGGCGCCAGGCCGTGACGGCAAGTGCCGGGATA
Protein-coding regions in this window:
- the gluQRS gene encoding tRNA glutamyl-Q(34) synthetase GluQRS; the encoded protein is MQNRTHYIGRFAPSPSGPLHQGSLVAAMASYLDAKAHRGHWLVRIEDVDEGRKVPGAAEAMLALLRTLRMDWDGDVVWQSQRKQLYQGAADKLGAHVYPCGCNRREIADSRLGTAPDGSAIYPGTCRHGLAPGKTMRSLRVRVPDAGVRIGNPATPASSSVTTATGAVNSAGSAVTMAASAVNSAAGSVTMASCLPTTASSSVNTASSPGATGDDAGLIAFTDRAAGRVVQHLATESGDFVLKRADGFWAYQLAVVVDDAEQGVTDIVRGADLIDSTPRQIYLQQLLGVPTPRYLHVPVVRNAEGEKLSKQTGALALAPDSEAQALSALQTAAAFLQLQLAPADSVSAFWQAAIPAWANRFT